The genomic window GGAACTCGAAAAGATTCGCAACCTGAGCGACAGCGAGCTGCGCGTCGAGGAGCAGAAGGCGGCCGAACAGCTGTTCCGCCTGCGCTTTCAGATGAAGCTCGGCCAGAACGAAGGCGTGAAGAAGCTGCGCGAACTGAAGAAAGACATTGCGCGCATCAAGACCATCGCCCGCGAGCGGGAGCTGGGCCTGCATGGCGCTGCTCCAAAGGCCGAGTCCAGTGCACCTGCCAAGCCGGCGAAAAAGAAGTCTACAAAGAAGGAGGCCCGCTAAGTCATGGCCACAGTCACCACACAGAGCGAGCCCCGCAGGGAATCACGCCGTCAGGAGAAGGTCGGCACAGTGGTTTCGACCAAGATGCAGAAGACGATTGTCGTCGAAGTGGAAGTGCGCAAGGCGCACCCAAAATATAAGCGCATCGTCCGGCTCAGCAAAAAGTTCTATGCGCATGATGAGCAGAACTCGGCGCGCGTGGGCGATCTGGTCCGCATTCGCGAAACACGCCCGCTGAGCAAGTTGAAGCGCTGGCAGTTGGAAGAGATCATCCGGCGCTCCGCGCTGGCACAAGTTGAAGAGGAAGTCCCGGTCGCTGAGTAAGCGCCGCCACCAGGAAGTAAGGAGAGAACATCATGGCAGTGCAGATGAGGACCATGCTTGAGGTCGCCGACAATTCCGGCGCGCGCAAGCTGCAAATGATCCTGCCGCTCGGCGGCTCGACCGGCAGCAAGGCCGGACTCGGTGATGTAATCACTGCGGCCGTCAAAGAGGCTTCGCCTGATGGACAGGTGAAAAAAGGTAAAGTAGTAAAGGCCGTGATCGTGCGCACGCGCAAAGAGACGCGCCGCCGCGACGGGACCTACATCCGCTTTGATTCCAATGCCGCTGTGCTGATTAATGAAGCAGGCGAGCCTGTGGGAACGCGCGTCTTTGGCCCTGTGGCCCGCGAGCTGCGCGAAAAGAAATTTCTGAAGATTGTTTCGCTTGCCCCCGAAGTTCTTTGATCCGGGGCAGATGAGATAAAGAGGACCTTTATGAGTTTGAACATTCAACGCAATGACACGGTCGAAGTGATCGCGGGCAGCGACAAGGGAAAGCGCGGCCGCGTGCTGCGTGTCTTCCCGGACAAAGACCGCATTCTGGTGGAGCATGTGCGTGTGGTGAAGAAGAACGTGCGTCCCAACCCGCAGCGGAACATCAAGGGCGGGATTGCTGAGCAGGAAGCCCCCATCCACATCTCCAATGTGCTTTTGGTCTGTCCCGGCTGCGGCCCCACCCGTGTCGGGCACAAGTTTGAAGGCGAAACCAAAGTCCGGATCTGCCGCAAGTGCGGTCAGACGCTGGCGGTAAAAAAGAAGTAAGGCTTACCATTTCGGCAAAGCGCCCTGCGGGGCAATTGACTACCCTCCGTAACGGTATACGGCTGATGCCACTCCGAGACCGGAGAAGAAAGAGAAGAAGCAAACATGGCAGCAAGATTGAAAGAAAAGTACCAGAAGGAAATTAAGCCCGCCCTCCAGAAAGAGCTCGGGCTTGAAAACCCGATGGCGGTCCCGAAGATTGAAAAGATCGTCCTGAATATGGGACTGGGCGAGGCCACCCAGAACAACAAGCTGCTCGACCCGCTGGTTGCTGATCTGGCGGCCATCACCGGACAGAAACCGGTGCTGACCAGGGCGAAAAAGTCCATTGCCGCCTTCAAAGTCCGCTCGGGTATGGCCATAGGGGCCATGGTGACCCTGCGTGGCGATGCGATGTACGAATTTCTGGACCGTTTGATTACTGTCGCTCTGCCCCGTGTGCGCGACTTCCGCGGCGTCTCCACCCGCAGCTTTGATGGACGTGGCAATTACACGCTCGGCCTGCGCGACCAGTTGATCTTTGCTGAGATTGACTATGCGAAAGTAGAGAAGTTGAAAGGCATGAACGTCACCATCGTCACCACGGCGAAGGACGACAACTCGGCGCGCGCACTGCTGCGGCAGTTCGGGATGCCGTTCCGCCAGACGGCGTAAGAGAGTGAGGACCTAAGATTATGGCAACGACCGCAAAGAGAGTCAAAGACGCGCGCAAGCCGAAGTTTTCTTCCCGCAAGCACAATCGTTGTAAGTTGTGCGGGCGTCCGCGGGCCTACCTGCGCAAGTTCGGGATGTGCCGTCTGTGCTTCCGTCAGCTTGCGCTCAAGGGAGAGATCCCCGGCGTCGTGAAGTCAAGCTGGTAAGGACGACGCGCCCTGCGCGATGCGTCTGCGACGTAAACAAATTCTGACTGGTTGACGAAGAAGTCAACGGTCACAAACCATTCCCGCAGGTTCTCTGGGAATCCGGAGCGAACGGGGGATGAAGGAGAAACGATGAGTTTTACCGATCCGGTAGCAGATTTTCTGACGCGTCTGCGCAATGCGATTCATGCGCGTCATCAGAAGCTGGATGTTCCGGCCTCAAAGCTGAAGACGGAGATTGCCCGCATCCTTAAGGAAGAGGGCTATATCGCCAACTACAAGACCTCGGAGGAAAATGGCCGGGCTGTTCTGCGCGTGTACCTGAAGTATGGGGCAAACAACGAGGCTGCCATCCGGGACCTCACCCGTGTTTCCCGTCCGGGTTGCCGTGTCTATGTTGGCCGGGATGAGATCAAGCGTGTCCAGGGTGGTCTTGGCATCAACATTCTCACCACTCCTCGGGGGGTGATGACCGGCAAGCAGGCCCGCAAGGAAGGCGTGGGCGGCGAAATTCTCTGCGAAGTCTGGTGATTCTTGCCGGGACTGCGCACAACGCGCCAGAGTCACGCTTGGGCGCACTTCGGCCGGCTGCATCGGATGCTTGCAGAGGAATCGGTGCAGGATGCGCGGAGTGAAAGCCGCGCGTGGAACGGGTAAAAGCACTGGACTTTTCGTCCGGTGATGAAGGTAGAGAGGGCTTTGGCCCCTAAGGCGGGCATGACCCGCCGGAGCTGCAGTGGAACGGATGGGCCAATCTCATCCGGGACTCGCAAGCCATAAGGATTCAAAAATGTCACGTATTGGAAAAAAGCCGATTCCATTGCCCCAGGGAGTCAAGTACTCCGTTCAGGGCAATGTTGTGGTTGTGGAGGGCCCCAAGGGGAGGCTCGAACAGCGGATTCCGGAAGGGATCAAGCTGCTGACCAAGGACGGTCACATCGTCGCAGAGCGCGAAAGTGAGGCGCAGGCAGCCATTCACGGACTTACCCGTGCCCTGGTCGCCAACGCGGTCGAAGGTGTGACCAAAGGATGGTCCAAAGACCTCGATATTGTCGGCATCGGTTACCGCGTCGAGATGAAGGGCAAGGACACGGTGGTCTTCACGCTGGGGTATTCGCACCCGATCGAGTTCCCGCTGCCATCAGGCATCACCGCTGCCATTGATCCAAAGCAGACCCGCATTACCATCAGCGGCATTGACCGTCAGAAGGTCGGCCAGGTGGCCGCCGACATGCGTGCACTGCGCAAGCCTGACCCGTACAAAAACAAGGGTGTGCGCTATGCGGATGAGAAACTGAAGAAGAAGGCCGGAAAGGCCGGAGCGAAGTAGCAGCTGACCGCCCGCTTCGGGCCGTGAACACGGCCTCGAAGCCAAAGGCCGGTGGCTGATTCAACCGAACGTGGCCGCAGGGCGGCCCCGCTTTTAGGAAGGACGAAAGACCATGATTTCGCAAAAGAACAGGGACGAGATTCGTCGGCGCATCCATGCCCGCATCCGTGAGAAGGTGGCCGGTACGCCGGAGCGCCCTCGCCTCAGCGTTTACCGCTCGCTCAATCATATTTATGCTCAGGTCATTGATGACACCCAGGGTGTTACGGTGGCCTCGGCATCCAGCAAGGCGGCAAAGCTGAAGACCGGCGGCAATGTGGCTGCGGCCAAAGAAGTCGGGAAACTGGTGGCCGAACGCGCCCAGGAAAAAGGGATTAAAAAGGTTGTTTTTGACCGTGGCGGCTATCTCTATCACGGCCGCATCAAGGCGCTGGCGGATGCAGCGCGCGAGGCAGGGCTGGAGTTCTAAGGGGATACAGGTTCCTCGACTCCGCTCCGCTCGGGCAGCATGCAAGACAGCGCCCGGGATGACAGGGATTACAGGAAGGAAATCAGGAAGCGAATGGCAACACTGAGAAAAAAATTGGATGCCGGGCAGTACAACCTGAAAGACCAGGTGGTCGCCATTAACCGTGTGACCAAAGTGGTCAAGGGCGGTAAGAACATGTCTTTTGCTGCTCTGGTTGTCGTGGGTGACCCCGCCTCCGGCGTCGTGGGATACGGGTCCGGCAAAGCAAAGGAAGTGCCGCAGGCGATCCGCAAAGGCATTGAGTCGGCAAAGAAAAACCTGATCCGCGTCAACCTGACCGAGACCACGATCCCGCACCAGGTGCTGGGGCGCTTCGGCTCCGGACAGGTGCTGCTCAAGCCTGCCCCGGAAGGTACCGGCGTGATTGCAGGAGGTGCGGTGCGCGCGGTGATGACTTCGGCTGGCGTGCAGAATGTGCTGACCAAGAGCCTGGGTACGGCAAACCCGCACAACGTGATCAAGGCCACCTTTGACGCTCTGGCACAACTGCGCGACCGCCAGGAAGTGGCCCAGGTCCGCGGCAAGCAGGTTGAGGAGTTATAGTCATGGCAGAGACCAAGGCAAAGATCAAAATTCAGTACTACCGGTCGTCCATTCAGGCGCCTGTGAAGCATAAGAAGGTCGTCAAGGGCCTCGGCTTCACCCGCCTTCATCAGATTGTGGAGCGCGAGGACACGCCTTCCATTCGGGGGATGGTCAAAGCGGTGCCGCATCTGGTACGAATCGTACAGAACTAGCCGTCCAGGCTAAAGATGCCTTCGGGCAAAAAACAAATCCTTCGTAAGCACCCAGAACGGTATCCCGATGGAGTTGCGGAGGAAATACAATGCGAGTCGGTGCGAGGGCACACCTCCCCGGCGTATAGCGAGGACACAGATGAATCTTTCCAATCTCAGGGCGCCGAAGAAGGCGAACCGAAATCGCAAGCGTGTGGGGCGTGGTATGGGCTCCGGACATGGCAAGACCTCTACCCGCGGACACAAAGGCCAGGGCTCCCGTTCCGGTTCGAGCCTGATGCGTGGTTTTGAAGGCGGCCAGATGCCGCTCCACCGCCGTCTGCCCAAGCGCGGCTTTACCAACATCTTCCGTATCGAATACAACACGCTGAATTTGGACCGTCTGGTTGAGCTGGGCGAGACTGAGCTGACGCTGGAGTTTTTTGAGAAGAAGGGACTGATTAAGAAAAAGAATGGTCTGCTCAAAATCCTGGGTAACGGCGAGCTGACCGGCCCGATTACCGTGCACGCCCATAAGTTCTCAAAATCTGCTCAGGAAAAGATTGAGAAAGCAGGCGGTAAGGCCATTCTGGTAGCCTAAAGAGCTGAGGGCCGGGTCCGGCCCTCCGGGTGTCTGTATTCATGCTTGAAAAATTCGCCAACATCTTCCGCATCCCTGACCTGCGCAAGCGAGTTCTGTTTACCATGGCCATGCTTGCCGTCTACCGCCTGGGATCGTTTATTCCTACGCCGGGTGTCAATACCACAGCGCTCGAGCAGTTCTTCGATCTGCAAGGGGGAAGCGCACTCGGCCTGGTCAACCTGTTCAGCGGCGGAAACCTGCGCCGCCTCACGGTCTTTGCCCTGGGCATCATGCCTTACATCACGGCCTCCATCATCTTCCAGCTGCTGACCGTGGTCTACGAGCCGCTGGCCCGCCTTCAGAAGGAAGGCGAGCTGGGCCGTCGCAAAATCACCCAGTGGACGCGCTATATGACTGTGGGGCTGGGCATTGTCCAGTCGCTCGCCATTGCGCTCACACTGTCGCACGGTGCTGGAGGATTGCAGCTGGTGCTCAATCCTGGCCCGGGGTTCGTTTTGATGACCGTCATTACCTTGACCACAGGCACTACCTTCATCATGTGGCTGGGTGAGCAGATTACCGACCGCGGCATCGGCAATGGGATGAGTCTGCTGATTTTTGCCGGTATCGTCGTCGGTCTCCCGCGTGGGATTCAAGAGCTGGTTGAGACGGCGCGCTCAGAAAAGTTTGGTCCCTTTACTGTGCCGGCGCTCGTTCTTCTGGTTGCGGCCATGGTCGCCGTTGTGGTCTTCATCGTTTTTGTAGAGCGCAGTGAGCGCCGCATCCCAGTGCAATATGCCAAGCGCATTGTCGGGCGCAGGATGATGGGTGGCCAGTCCACGCATTTGCCGCTGCGGGTCAACTCCGGTGGAGTGATGCCGATCATTTTTGCCGCATCCGTACTCTCGGCCCCGCTGCTCTTTGCTCAGTCCTCGTTCGTTCGTAACAGCGCGGTGTTGACGCGTATCTTTGATGCCCTCCATGCAGGCGAGCCCTGGTATGAGTTTCTCTACATGGTCGCCATCATCTTCTTTGCATATTTTTATATTTCCATTGTCTTTCGTCCGGATGACATTGCGGACAACATGCGAAAGTATGGGGGCTTTATTCCCGGAATTCGTCCCGGCAAGCGCACCTCGGATTTCATCAACGATATTCTTACCCGCATCACCCTGGTCGGCGCCCTTTACCTCATCGTGGTTGCAATCATTCCGCAGATCCTGATTAGCGGAATTCATCTCAACCACTTGTGGCTGGTCGGTCCGCTCTTCGAGCATATGCCGCTCTGGGTGACGAATGGCCTTGGCTTCAACTTCTATTTTGGCGGCACCTCGCTGCTGATCGTCGTCGGCGTTGCCATGGACACCGTCAATCAGGTGGAATCCCAGCTCATCATGCGCCACTACGAAGGCTTCACGCCGCGCAGCGGACGGATTCGCGGAAGGCGGGCCTGGTAAGTGGCGGTAGCCGTGGGTGAAAAGCACAGAGAAGTTGGAAAGTCGGGGACCGTCGTTCCCGGTCCTGTCCTGCTTCTTGGCGCACCGGGTGTTGGTAAGGGAACACAGGCCCAGGCCATCATGGCGGCCTGGGGCATTCCGCAGATTTCCACTGGCGATATCCTTCGGTCGAACGTGTCCGGGGGCACCGAGCTGGGCAAAAAGGCCCGGGCCCTCATGGATCGCGGAGAGCTTGTTCCCGACGACCTGGTCAACCAAATGGTTGCCGACCGCCTGCAGCTCCCCGACACGGCGAAGGGCTATATTCTGGATGGTTTCCCGCGCACGCTGGGCCAGGCAGAGTGGCTTGACAGTTATCTGGCGGAACGGTCCGGCGGACTGCCCGTGGTTGCTGTCAGTATCAAAGTAGGTTATACTCAGTTATTGCGCCGTATTACCGGAAGGCGCAACTGTCCAGTCTGCAAGAGCATTTATAACATCTACTTGCAGCCGCCCAAAGTGGATACGCTGTGCGATCTCGATGGCACGCCGCTGGCGCGGCGCTCGGATGACACTGAAGAGGTATTTGAGGAGCGGATGCGCACCTACGAGTCGCTGACTGCTCCGGTCATCGAGCACTATCGTGCCTGCGGGCGTTTTCAGGAAGTGGACGGAGAATTGCCGGTGGACGCAGTGACGGCCGCAGTCATGGCTGCTGTTCTGCGCTTAAGAGGGGCAGCCAGCTGATGGCCATCGTGATTAAGACTCCACAGGAAGTGGAGAAGATGCGGCGTGCAGGTGCAGTGGTCCGGGAGGTCCTGGAGTATGTCCGGGGTTTTGTGAAGCCTGGTGCTACCACGATGGATCTGGAGGGTGCGGCCGTCCGGAAGATGGAAGAGCTGGGCGTAAAGCCTGCTTTTAAGGGGTATCACGGATATCCCTGCGTGCTCTGCACCTCGGTCAATAGTGAGGTGGTCCACGGGATTCCCTCGGCCAAGCGGGTCTTGCGCGAAGGCGACATTGTTTCGATTGATACCGGGGTGGTTCTGGACGGCTACTATGGCGATTCCGCAATCACGGTTCCGGTGGGTGAAAAGATTGCTCCCCGTGCCCAGCGCCTTCTGGATGTGACCAGGACTTCGCTGGAGAGCGGGATTCAGGCAGTCAGGCCGGGGGCGACGCTGGGCGACATTGGCGCTGCGGTGCAGCAAGTGGTAGAGGCCGGTGGATTCAGCGTGGTGCGTGAATTTGTTGGCCACGGCATCGGCACCTCGCTTCACGAAGACCCCCAGGTGCCAAACTTTGGCCGCCGTGGGCAGGGTCTGAAGCTGCGGGAGGGGATGGTTCTTTGTATTGAACCGATGGTCAACTCCGGCAGTCCGGATGTGCAGGTGCTCGAAGACGGATGGACGGCGGTGACGCAGGACGGCAGTTTGAGCGCACATTTTGAGCACACAGTGGCGGTCACCAGTGATGGTGCTGTGGTGCTGACAGAGTAGGGATTCTTAGGTGCTGGCGAAAGGCCGGCAGAGGCGGGATTAAGGATTGTCCAAGGAAGACGCGATTGAGGTCATGGCAACCGTCCTTGAGACGTTGCCCAATGCGATGTTCAAGGTGGAGCTTGAAAACAAGCATCAGGTTCTGGCGCATGTCTCCGGCCGCATGAGAAAAAACTTTATTCGCATCCTTCCCGGAGACAGGGTGGCGGTAGAGTTGAGCCCCTACGACCTGACGCGTGGGCGTATTGTCTATCGATATAAATAGCTTGAGGCCGTGGGCTTCTGGCCATTGGCCGGAGCAGGCGGCAGGAAGAAAATCAGGCCAAGTACTGAGAGCTGGGAGCTGGATTTATGAAGGTTCGTGCATCCGTAAAGAAGATTTGTGACAAGTGCAAGATTATTCATCGCCGTGGCGTCGTGCGCGTGATTTGCGAAAACTCAAAGCACAAGCAGCGCCAGGGTTGAAGGGAAATACGCCTCCCAGCCAGGGAAAGCTGAGGGCTGGAGGCAAACGCCAGGCAGGACCAGGAAGTGGTGGGGCTAGTTAGCCGGGAAAGGCTTGCGATGAACCCCATGGTCCATTCATGCCTGGAACCACTGCCGTGCTCGAAGAGGGCGGCATAACTGCTCCGGAGCAGTCGGGAGCATTTCTTAAAGAAGGGAACCATGGCACGTATTGCAGGCGTTGATCTGCCCCGCCAAAAGCAGGCCAGGATCGCGCTCACTTACATCTACGGCATCGGGAACCCTCGCGCGCTGAGAATTCTGGAAAAGGCGAACGTGGATCCGTTCAAGAAAATCCAGGACCTCGGCGAAGACGAGGTCAACCGCATCCGCCAGGTCATCGAAGACGAAGGCGCGGTCGAAGGCGACCTGCGCAAAGATGTCGCGATGCACATCAAGCGGTTGATTGACATTCAGTCCTATCGCGGACTGCGGCACCGCCGCAGCCTCCCGGTGCGCGGACAGCGCACACATACCAATGCCCGCACCCGTAAGGGGCCGCGTAAGGGCACGATAGCGAACAAGAAGAAAGCGACGGCGAAGACCTAATGGCAAAAGCACAGCAGGGCGCCGGAAAGGCCGCCAAGAACAAGAAATTCAAGAAGCGCGAACGCAAGAATGTGCCCTATGGTGTGGTGCACATTCAGGCTTCGTTCAACAATACCATCGTTACCATTACCGACCAGCAGGGCAATACGCTCTCCTGGAAGAGCTCCGGTTCGCTGGGTTTTCGAGGGTCGCGTAAGGGCACGCCGTTTGCGGCCCAGCAGGCGGCCATCAACGCGGCCAATCAGGCCCGGGAACACGGCCTCCGTGCGGCCGATGTGCGCGTTGCCGGCCCCGGTTCTGGCCGGGAATCGGCCATTCGTGCGTTGGCAGCAGCAGGAATTGAGGTGCGCTCCATCCGCGACGTCACCCCGATTCCGCACAACGGCTGCCGTCCGCCCAAGCGCCGCAGAGTGTAAGCAGATCAACGCTGCGGACCCTGCAGCTACGATAAAATCCGGGCATGGGGACAAAACATCCTCATGCCTGCAAACCAGCAGGCAGGCGATCCAGGCAAATGCCGATCGCGGCCTGTGGACTGGGACGAAGCGCCTGCCAGCGCGTAAACCAGTCGGCCCCGAAATGGAAGGAGAAAAGAATTGGCACGTTATACCGGTGCAGTTTGCCGCCTTTGCCGCCGCGAAGGCATGAAACTTTTTCTGAAGGGCACCAAGTGCACTTCAGACAAGTGTCCGATTGAAAAGCGCAATTTCGCCCCCGGCCAGCATGGCCGTGACCGCAAGGCGAAGGTCGTAGGCTACGGCCTCCAGCTTCGTGAAAAGCAGAAGGCCAAGCGGATCTACTTCACGCTTGAGGGACAGTTCCGTAAGTACTATGAGAAGGCCGCCCGCTCCCAGGGCGTCACCGGCGAACTGCTTTTGCAGCAGTTGGAGCGTCGTCTGGACAATGTTGCCTTCCGTCTTGGTTTTGCTGCTTCGCGCCGTCAGGCCCGCCAGCTTGTCCGTCACGGGCACATCGAGGTCAATGGCCGCAAGGTGAATATTCCGTCATTTCAGGTAAACGTGGGTGACGAAATCAAGGTGCGCCCCAACAGCCAGAAGCTGACAGTGGTGGAAACCTCGCGTGAGTTTGCCAGCCATCAGCCTGCTCCGGCTTGGCTCTCGGTCGACCACGCCAACCTTTCCGGAAAAGTACTGGCCCTGCCCAAACGGGAAGACATTCAGCTGCCGGTCAATGAACAGTTGATTGTGGAGTTGTATAGCAAGTAAAAGTAACAGGACCTTGTGCGTTCGTCTCTGCTGGAAGCAGCCTCATCCATCGGGGACAAACGACTGAAACAAACACTCTTGAAGGAGAGAAAACAGACGTAGACATTGCAGAGTGCTTCGCAGGTCACGTCAGGAAGAAGCGAAACGATATGCTTTGGAGAGGATTTCAAAAGCCGAAACGGTTGGCGGTGGATACAGACACCCTGACCAACACCTATGGGAAGTTCAGCGCCCAGCCTTTTGAGCGGGGCTTCGGGACCACCATTGGCAATGCTCTGCGCCGGACCCTGCTTTCCTCGATTGAAGGCGCAGCCGTTACCGCCGTCAAAATTGAAGGCGTCCTGCACGAGTTCCAGTCCATTACCGGAGTCGTCGAGGATGCGACCGACATCATTCTGAACCTGAAGCAGATTCCCTTCAAGCTCAACGGCGAAGGCCCGAAGGCGCTTTATCTGCGCGCCGACCAGCCCGGGGTCGTTACTTCAGGCATGATTGAGGCCGACGGCGACGTGGAAATCCTCGATAAAGATATCTACATCGCGACGGTGAGCGAAGGCGGCAAGCTGGACATGGAAATGCGCCTGAAGCGTGGGCGCGGCTATGTCTCTGCCGACAAAAACTTTGACTCCGACCTTGGCATTGGATTTATCCCGGTCGACTCGGTCCACTCTCCTGTGCGCAAGGTCAACTTTACCGTGGATGCGGCGCGTCTCGGCCAGATTACGGATTACGACAAGCTCACCCTGGAAGTCTGGACGAACGGCACTGTCCTTCCCGCCGATGCCATCGGCCTTGCAGCCAAGCTGCTCAAGGACCACATGAGCATCTTCATCAACTTTGAGGAAGAGATCGAGGCCGAGCAGCAGGCCGAAGAGGGCCGCGTGCAGTTGCGGAATGACAATCTGAACCGCTCGGTTGAAGAGCTGGAGCTGAGCGTGCGCAGCTACAACTGCCTGAAGAACGCCAATATCCAGACCATCGGCGAGCTGGTGCAGAAGACCGAGGCCGAAATGCTGAAGACCAAGAACTTCGGCCGCAAATCTCTGAATGAGATCAAGGAAATCCTGGCTCAGATGGGACTTTCCCTTGGTATGAAGATTGACGAGCACGGGAACGCAGTACCGGGACCAACCAGTGTGTTGCCTTCCGCACAGCTTGCCGCCAGCCGCTACAACCGCTTTGACGAAGAAGAAGGGCTGGACGAGGCGGACATTCCGCTCCAGTCCGAACCCGAAAACTTTTAGTAGTTTTATCGTTTGCCCCCGGTCTGCCTTTTAAGGGCCGGGGACAAACTCTCAGAACGAATCACTGGATTTAGAGAGACAGCCATGCGCCATCGCAATGCAGGATTTAAACTCGGACGCAATACCAGCCATCGCCGCGCCCTTCTGCGCAACCTGGCTACGTCCGTCATTCTCGAAGACCGTGTAGAGACCACCGTAGCCAAGGCGAAGGCCGTGCGTCCACACGTCGAAAGACTCATTACTCTGGGCAAGAAGGGAGACCTGCACGCACGGCGTCAGGCCCTCGCTTATCTCCAGACCCGCGACGCGGTGACGCGTCTTTTTGACACTGTGGCTCCTCGCTACGGCGACCGTAACGGTGGCTATCTGCGCATTGTCCGCCGTGGCTTCCAGCGGGGTGATGGTGCAGAAAAGGCCTTCATCGAGCTTCTCGGCGCTGAAGCCGTTCTCGATGAAAAGCGCCAGAAGCGCGCCGAAGCCCGCCAGAAGCGCCGCGAAGAGCTGCAAAAGGCCATGGAGGCCGAGCAGCAGCAGTCCGAAGGCGGCGAGCAGGCATAAACATCTCCTTCCTTCCGGAAGGTCCACACCCAACGCGCCCTCAAAAAAGGGCGCGTTTTTTGTTCTGCTTGATGGTTGCTGACAGGCTTGTTCTAGACCGATACGGTTGCAAGCGATGCAATGACGCAGTTCCGCCCCCGGTGTTTGGCCGTATACAGGGCACGGTCTGCATTCCTTAGCAGGTCGACCAGAGAGGTGCCATTTTCGGGGTAGATCGCAATGCCAATCGAGACGGTAGTCTCCCGCAGGTTCTCTCCTCGGAAGCGCAGTTGCTGGTTCTGGACCCGCCGGCGGATCTGTTCCGCACGTTCCCGGGCCGCTTCGGCCCCGGTTTCCGGAAGAATAATGACAAACTCCTCGCCCCCATAGCGGCAGATAATGTCCTCCGCACGGACCGAGTTCCGGAAGATCTCCGCTGTTTCCCGCAGCACGTAATCTCCGGCATCGTGCCCATAGGTGTCATTAAAGTGTTTGAAGTGGTCCACATCAATCATCAGGACGGCCAGTTCGGTCCGGCTCCTTGCGGCCCGGCGGATCTCCCGGTCCAGCGAGATTTCCATGAAATGACGGTTGAAAAGATTGGTCAGCCCATCGCGCACCGACTGGTGTTCCAGTCTGGCGCGCAGGGCGAGGCTGGCGAAGTAGAGCGCCGAGACCTTGGCGATACTTTTGAGCGCCTCCATGCGGGACTCCATCAGGCCCTCGTAGTCCTCGGAGACAGGTTCGACATAAAGGACGCCCAGCGTGTCTCCATGTGCCGCCAGCGGCATACAGAGATAGCTCTTCGGGGGTGGGCCGGCAAAGTGCTCGCATTCGATTTGTGAATGGGCATGACGCCGCCAGCGGTCTTGTCCGCTGCGCAGTCCGCAACAGGCGTTGGGTGGAAAACCTTCTAGGATATGGCCGGTTTCTCCTGAAGTTGCAGCCACCTCTACCAGTTGCCGGGAATTATTGATCATCAGCAGGGCAATTTTCGCCGAGGGCAGAAGCTGAGAACACCAGCGCACGGCCACCTGATAGGCTTGCGTCAGATTGGTGCAGAGTTGCAGCTCTTCCCGCGCGGAAGCCAGAAGGCCTGCTTCGCGGGCACTTTGTTCCATCAGCCGTATGGTTGCAGACAACCGTGCATTGGTCTCGGAAATTTCCGCTTCGTACCGTAAGCGCTGCAAAGCATCGCGGATGAGCAGCAGAAAAAGCATCAGGACCACAACCAGAGAAACCAAAAGCAGCACCGCTCCCGCGCTCAGACTACGATACGCTCCCCGCTGGAAGTCGTCTCTCCTTTGTCGCAGCAGGGTGTTTTCATCCGCCTGCATCCGGACCATGGAGTCCCGGCAACTCAACAATTGGT from Pseudacidobacterium ailaaui includes these protein-coding regions:
- the secY gene encoding preprotein translocase subunit SecY codes for the protein MLEKFANIFRIPDLRKRVLFTMAMLAVYRLGSFIPTPGVNTTALEQFFDLQGGSALGLVNLFSGGNLRRLTVFALGIMPYITASIIFQLLTVVYEPLARLQKEGELGRRKITQWTRYMTVGLGIVQSLAIALTLSHGAGGLQLVLNPGPGFVLMTVITLTTGTTFIMWLGEQITDRGIGNGMSLLIFAGIVVGLPRGIQELVETARSEKFGPFTVPALVLLVAAMVAVVVFIVFVERSERRIPVQYAKRIVGRRMMGGQSTHLPLRVNSGGVMPIIFAASVLSAPLLFAQSSFVRNSAVLTRIFDALHAGEPWYEFLYMVAIIFFAYFYISIVFRPDDIADNMRKYGGFIPGIRPGKRTSDFINDILTRITLVGALYLIVVAIIPQILISGIHLNHLWLVGPLFEHMPLWVTNGLGFNFYFGGTSLLIVVGVAMDTVNQVESQLIMRHYEGFTPRSGRIRGRRAW
- a CDS encoding adenylate kinase, which gives rise to MAVAVGEKHREVGKSGTVVPGPVLLLGAPGVGKGTQAQAIMAAWGIPQISTGDILRSNVSGGTELGKKARALMDRGELVPDDLVNQMVADRLQLPDTAKGYILDGFPRTLGQAEWLDSYLAERSGGLPVVAVSIKVGYTQLLRRITGRRNCPVCKSIYNIYLQPPKVDTLCDLDGTPLARRSDDTEEVFEERMRTYESLTAPVIEHYRACGRFQEVDGELPVDAVTAAVMAAVLRLRGAAS
- the map gene encoding type I methionyl aminopeptidase, with product MAIVIKTPQEVEKMRRAGAVVREVLEYVRGFVKPGATTMDLEGAAVRKMEELGVKPAFKGYHGYPCVLCTSVNSEVVHGIPSAKRVLREGDIVSIDTGVVLDGYYGDSAITVPVGEKIAPRAQRLLDVTRTSLESGIQAVRPGATLGDIGAAVQQVVEAGGFSVVREFVGHGIGTSLHEDPQVPNFGRRGQGLKLREGMVLCIEPMVNSGSPDVQVLEDGWTAVTQDGSLSAHFEHTVAVTSDGAVVLTE
- the infA gene encoding translation initiation factor IF-1, yielding MSKEDAIEVMATVLETLPNAMFKVELENKHQVLAHVSGRMRKNFIRILPGDRVAVELSPYDLTRGRIVYRYK
- the rpmJ gene encoding 50S ribosomal protein L36, whose protein sequence is MKVRASVKKICDKCKIIHRRGVVRVICENSKHKQRQG
- the rpsM gene encoding 30S ribosomal protein S13, which codes for MARIAGVDLPRQKQARIALTYIYGIGNPRALRILEKANVDPFKKIQDLGEDEVNRIRQVIEDEGAVEGDLRKDVAMHIKRLIDIQSYRGLRHRRSLPVRGQRTHTNARTRKGPRKGTIANKKKATAKT
- the rpsK gene encoding 30S ribosomal protein S11, with protein sequence MAKAQQGAGKAAKNKKFKKRERKNVPYGVVHIQASFNNTIVTITDQQGNTLSWKSSGSLGFRGSRKGTPFAAQQAAINAANQAREHGLRAADVRVAGPGSGRESAIRALAAAGIEVRSIRDVTPIPHNGCRPPKRRRV
- the rpsD gene encoding 30S ribosomal protein S4; the encoded protein is MARYTGAVCRLCRREGMKLFLKGTKCTSDKCPIEKRNFAPGQHGRDRKAKVVGYGLQLREKQKAKRIYFTLEGQFRKYYEKAARSQGVTGELLLQQLERRLDNVAFRLGFAASRRQARQLVRHGHIEVNGRKVNIPSFQVNVGDEIKVRPNSQKLTVVETSREFASHQPAPAWLSVDHANLSGKVLALPKREDIQLPVNEQLIVELYSK